Part of the Sphaerochaeta associata genome is shown below.
TACACTCATTTGCTTCGCCGCAGCAATGGTGTTCCTGCCGCGCGTTTACAACAAGTAAGAAATCGTTTCTTCCGACTTAGCCCGCCGTATGGCGGGCTTTATCTTGCCCTCATGGTGTAAGCCTCCTATACTTGTATGAGGAGGACGGTATGGACATAGTACAAATACAGGGACACATCAAAGAGTATGATTGGGGCAACAGCTCGTTCATTCCCGCTCTTCTCTCTCAAGATGAAGATGGCAAGAGCAAGGCCGAGCTTTGGTTCGGTACGCATCCGAATGGCGATGCCAAGGTTGTTGAGACAGGACAGCAACTCTCCGAATTCCTTGCACAGGACAGTCTTCATTGGTTCGGTCAGGAACATCTGGACTGTTTTGGTGATCAGCTTCCGCTTCTGCTCAAGGTTCTCGCCATTGATAAACCCCTCTCCATCCAGGTACATCCAACCAAGGCCCAAGCCGAGGAAGGGTGGGCCAAGGAAGAGCTGACCAGAGCCCATCAAAAGAAGGAACTGTGGAACTATAAGGACCCGAACCGGAAAGCGGAAGTAATTTATGCGCTCACTCCCATTACGGCAATGTGTGGATTCAGGCCCCTGAAACAGATAATACCTGTATTGAAGCTTCTTATTCCCAACGGGTATGCGAAGCATTTTGGGTATTTGGACACAGTGCAGGAGGACTCGGACAAGCTTCTTGCCAAGTTGTTTGAAGATTTGTATACGATGCAATCGGAGCAACTTGTACAACTGGTGGATGAGTATATTGCCTCGTTGAAGAAACACGAGGAACTTC
Proteins encoded:
- the manA gene encoding mannose-6-phosphate isomerase, class I, giving the protein MDIVQIQGHIKEYDWGNSSFIPALLSQDEDGKSKAELWFGTHPNGDAKVVETGQQLSEFLAQDSLHWFGQEHLDCFGDQLPLLLKVLAIDKPLSIQVHPTKAQAEEGWAKEELTRAHQKKELWNYKDPNRKAEVIYALTPITAMCGFRPLKQIIPVLKLLIPNGYAKHFGYLDTVQEDSDKLLAKLFEDLYTMQSEQLVQLVDEYIASLKKHEELPFATGDGAFLESKGIVLSCYAAYPKDPGLFCPFILHVKHLHPGEALYLEPRTLHAYVLGNGIELMSASDNVLRGGLTNKKVDVKELMRILEIKGREVEKAPMLIGRSGRLHVLTPTEEFHLMVLKSGTYHINERRSIELLFVTEGQAVFQSAAEKRTLEKGSCHVVAASLSSYSLEVEGTLFIADVPR